A single region of the Salipaludibacillus sp. LMS25 genome encodes:
- the ptsP gene encoding phosphoenolpyruvate--protein phosphotransferase gives MSTQLTGIAASAGIAISKAFRLETPDLTVEKKTIDNTDEEIQALDAALQTSKDELEKIKEKTRQDLGDEHAEIFSAHLLVLSDPELVDPIRQMITNEKVNASFALNEIANQFVAMFEAMDNEYMKERAADIRDVSKRVLSHLLGKPIVSLAEINEEVVIIADDLTPSDTAQLNKKYVKGFATDIGGRTSHSAIMARSMEIPAVVGSKEVTDQADAGVNVIVDGLEGNVIINPSDDELAEYRQKLADYEEQKKEWAKLVNEPSKSKDGAHVELVANIGTPNDLEGVMNNGAEGVGLYRTEFLYMGRDELPTEDEQFESYKKVVETMDGKPVVIRTLDIGGDKELPYLDLPKEMNPFLGFRAVRLCLEKDDMFRTQLRALLRASTFGNLKIMFPMIATLDEFREAKALLEEEKSKLLSNGVEVSDDIEVGIMVEIPSTAVMAPQFAKEVDFFSIGTNDLIQYTFAADRMNEKVSYLYQPYNPAILRLVKMVIDASHAEGKWTGMCGEMAGDELAIPLLLGLGLDEFSMSATSVLPARSQISQITKAQAQTIAEQALTLNTADEVKQLVEKTFL, from the coding sequence ATGTCTACACAACTTACCGGCATTGCTGCTTCAGCCGGGATTGCCATCTCAAAAGCGTTTCGTCTTGAAACACCGGATTTAACGGTAGAGAAGAAAACGATTGACAATACTGATGAAGAAATCCAGGCACTGGATGCAGCACTACAAACCTCAAAAGATGAACTGGAAAAAATAAAAGAAAAAACGAGACAAGATCTTGGCGATGAGCATGCGGAAATTTTTTCTGCACATCTCCTCGTGTTAAGTGATCCTGAGCTTGTAGATCCCATCCGTCAGATGATAACGAATGAAAAGGTTAATGCGTCGTTTGCATTAAACGAAATTGCTAATCAATTTGTAGCCATGTTTGAAGCAATGGATAATGAGTACATGAAAGAACGTGCTGCAGATATTCGCGACGTCTCTAAAAGAGTGCTGTCACACCTTTTAGGCAAACCGATTGTCTCACTTGCAGAAATTAATGAAGAAGTGGTTATTATTGCTGATGATTTGACACCGTCAGACACTGCTCAATTGAATAAAAAGTATGTCAAAGGATTTGCGACAGATATCGGTGGACGCACGTCTCATTCAGCTATCATGGCCCGTTCGATGGAGATTCCAGCAGTTGTGGGGTCGAAGGAAGTAACGGATCAAGCTGATGCGGGCGTGAATGTGATTGTGGATGGGCTTGAAGGTAACGTTATTATCAACCCTTCTGATGATGAATTAGCTGAGTATCGTCAAAAGCTAGCAGATTACGAAGAGCAGAAGAAAGAGTGGGCTAAGCTTGTTAATGAGCCTTCAAAATCAAAAGATGGCGCACACGTTGAATTAGTCGCTAACATTGGTACACCGAATGATTTAGAAGGTGTTATGAATAACGGCGCTGAAGGTGTTGGTCTTTACCGTACAGAATTCCTTTACATGGGTCGGGATGAGTTACCGACGGAAGATGAGCAATTTGAGTCTTATAAAAAAGTCGTGGAAACGATGGATGGAAAGCCAGTTGTTATTCGAACACTTGATATCGGTGGGGATAAAGAGCTTCCATATCTTGATCTTCCAAAAGAAATGAATCCATTTTTAGGATTCCGGGCTGTAAGACTTTGTCTTGAAAAAGATGACATGTTCCGTACACAATTACGTGCATTATTACGAGCCAGCACGTTTGGAAACCTGAAAATAATGTTCCCGATGATCGCTACTCTAGATGAATTTAGAGAAGCAAAGGCATTATTAGAAGAAGAAAAAAGTAAGCTTCTAAGTAATGGCGTCGAAGTAAGTGATGACATTGAAGTAGGTATTATGGTTGAGATTCCTTCTACTGCTGTCATGGCACCGCAATTCGCTAAAGAAGTGGATTTCTTTAGTATTGGCACAAATGACTTAATTCAATATACGTTTGCAGCTGACCGTATGAATGAGAAAGTGTCTTACTTATATCAACCATACAACCCAGCTATTTTACGACTTGTGAAAATGGTCATTGATGCGTCTCATGCAGAAGGTAAATGGACTGGCATGTGCGGGGAGATGGCTGGTGATGAATTAGCTATTCCATTATTACTTGGATTAGGTTTAGATGAATTTAGTATGAGTGCTACTTCAGTACTGCCAGCTAGAAGTCAGATTAGTCAGATAACGAAAGCTCAAGCCCAGACCATTGCTGAACAAGCTCTCACCCTTAATACAGCTGATGAAGTTAAACAATTAGTAGAGAAAACTTTCCTGTAA
- a CDS encoding phage portal protein — MHFVVVSPGFINIYCTGYKIKVFPCQSSDLKQSDSWLSQMLGGQIKTKTGVRVSEESALKLTAVFACVRVISEGVATLPFPVYKRLEKGKEKARDHHLYNMLQYEPNGEMTAFSFRETMQAHLLLWGNAYAEIEYDGGGKAKYLWPIPPNRIKRVKDNQGRRRYRVTLTNGKTKLLYKEQVLHIPGLSLNGIDGLSPIGYAREAVGLGLATEEFGSTFFQNGANIGGVAEHPGTLSETGAKNLRNSLNETYAGLGKSHRLMLLEEGMKYHKVGIPPNESNSMDFVLHPGENDLIINGNGSISFEFYKELI; from the coding sequence TTGCATTTTGTTGTTGTATCCCCAGGTTTTATCAATATTTACTGTACTGGTTACAAAATTAAAGTCTTTCCTTGTCAGTCCTCCGATTTAAAACAATCTGATTCTTGGCTATCACAAATGTTAGGTGGTCAGATAAAAACAAAAACAGGAGTGCGAGTCAGTGAAGAGAGTGCCTTGAAGCTGACAGCTGTATTCGCGTGCGTTAGAGTCATATCAGAAGGGGTTGCGACCCTCCCATTTCCAGTATACAAAAGACTTGAAAAGGGGAAGGAAAAGGCGCGTGACCATCACCTATACAACATGTTGCAATATGAACCTAATGGAGAAATGACAGCTTTTTCATTTAGGGAAACGATGCAAGCTCACCTTTTGCTGTGGGGAAATGCTTATGCAGAAATCGAGTATGATGGCGGCGGGAAAGCAAAGTATTTATGGCCAATTCCTCCTAATCGAATTAAACGTGTGAAGGATAATCAAGGCAGACGCCGATACAGAGTGACATTAACAAACGGTAAGACTAAATTACTTTACAAAGAACAAGTTTTGCACATTCCTGGACTCAGTCTCAACGGCATAGATGGGTTATCTCCGATAGGATATGCGCGAGAAGCTGTTGGACTTGGACTTGCAACGGAGGAATTTGGCTCAACATTCTTCCAGAACGGTGCGAACATCGGTGGTGTGGCAGAACATCCAGGTACATTGTCTGAAACTGGGGCTAAGAATTTAAGAAATTCTTTGAATGAAACTTATGCCGGTCTTGGTAAAAGTCATCGTCTAATGCTGCTGGAAGAAGGGATGAAATATCATAAAGTAGGCATCCCACCAAATGAAAGTAATAGCATGGATTTTGTATTACACCCCGGTGAAAATGATCTAATCATAAATGGTAACGGCTCCATATCCTTTGAATTTTACAAGGAGCTGATCTAA
- a CDS encoding response regulator transcription factor produces the protein MKEHDFRPKPLLTKREREVFELLVQDQTTKEIASQLFISEKTVRNHISNTMQKLGVKGRSQAVIELVRLGELKI, from the coding sequence ATGAAGGAGCATGATTTTAGGCCGAAACCACTGTTGACTAAGCGTGAAAGGGAAGTTTTTGAATTACTTGTGCAAGACCAGACTACAAAAGAAATCGCTTCCCAACTGTTTATAAGTGAAAAGACAGTTCGCAATCATATTTCCAACACAATGCAAAAGCTAGGGGTAAAGGGGCGATCCCAAGCCGTCATTGAGTTAGTGAGATTGGGCGAATTGAAAATCTAA
- the rph gene encoding ribonuclease PH has translation MRHDGRTANELRKVEIVPHYIKHPEGSVLITFGDTKVICSASVEERVPPFMRGQGKGWITAEYAMLPRATEQRNIRESSKGKITGRTMEIQRLIGRALRSVVDLDRLGERTVWVDCDVIQADGGTRTASITGAFVAVGLAFEQLIKTSKLKENPLKNYLAAISVGVTSGNDVVLDLDYVEDSQADVDMNVIMTGDGQLVEVQGTGEEATFSRSQLNDMLDLAEKGINDLFTLQRQALGEFAEKMTVLDKSEDNIGEERETDV, from the coding sequence ATGCGTCATGATGGACGGACAGCTAATGAATTGAGAAAGGTAGAGATTGTTCCGCACTACATAAAACATCCGGAAGGGTCGGTACTCATCACGTTTGGAGATACGAAGGTCATTTGTTCAGCCAGTGTTGAAGAGCGTGTACCACCTTTTATGAGAGGGCAAGGAAAAGGCTGGATCACCGCTGAATATGCGATGTTACCACGGGCTACCGAACAGCGGAACATAAGGGAATCATCGAAAGGGAAGATCACGGGGCGTACGATGGAGATCCAAAGGCTTATTGGAAGAGCTCTCCGCTCTGTCGTTGATTTAGATCGTTTAGGTGAACGGACGGTTTGGGTTGATTGTGATGTTATACAGGCTGATGGGGGAACGCGAACAGCCTCTATAACAGGCGCTTTCGTGGCAGTTGGGCTTGCTTTTGAGCAACTTATAAAAACATCTAAACTAAAAGAAAACCCGTTAAAAAATTATTTGGCAGCCATCTCTGTCGGTGTGACCTCAGGAAACGACGTTGTTCTTGATTTAGATTACGTGGAAGATTCCCAAGCCGATGTGGATATGAATGTGATTATGACTGGTGACGGTCAATTAGTAGAAGTACAAGGCACAGGGGAAGAAGCGACTTTTTCTCGCAGTCAGTTAAATGACATGCTCGATTTAGCGGAAAAAGGAATAAATGACTTGTTTACATTGCAGAGACAAGCATTAGGAGAATTTGCCGAGAAAATGACCGTGCTTGATAAGTCAGAGGATAATATAGGTGAGGAGCGGGAAACAGATGTTTAA
- a CDS encoding GerMN domain-containing protein: MLRGSGIRRSSAMIAGAAVLLLTACGSQVTNDVLEELDPPQIDYIEDENELEVEVIEDDITGDGEISAITDENMEENELEEAASPEEKGGDVTVQGDIRELYLLDSNGMVAPQSVEVLIEEDELMALAEHLVQEGPITENLPSGFQASLPAGTEILDADLNENGVATINFNDYFGEYHPAQEMQVLQSLTWTLTQLDDVDKVNIQINGEDLTAMPHNDTPIGDGYTRAHGINLEMTDQTDLVSTEPVVVYFLNQTEDQTYYVPVTRRISQEEDTYQAVINELLEGPHYMSELLTDFRQEVELIEEPDYHDGTVVLNFNDALLSQHDGTAMSENVLNMIVLSLTEQEDVNSVSFMVDSKEEIMVSNGEALSESVVRPDHVNIGQF; this comes from the coding sequence ATGTTGCGCGGCTCGGGAATAAGAAGATCATCAGCCATGATTGCAGGAGCAGCTGTTTTACTTTTAACGGCATGTGGGTCACAAGTGACAAATGATGTACTAGAGGAGTTAGATCCGCCTCAAATTGATTATATCGAGGACGAAAACGAATTAGAAGTTGAGGTAATTGAAGACGATATAACTGGTGACGGTGAGATCAGTGCCATAACAGATGAGAACATGGAAGAAAATGAGCTGGAAGAGGCGGCCTCTCCTGAGGAAAAAGGTGGTGACGTAACAGTTCAAGGAGATATCCGTGAATTATACCTATTAGATAGTAATGGGATGGTAGCGCCGCAGTCAGTAGAAGTCCTAATAGAAGAAGATGAACTGATGGCATTGGCTGAACATTTAGTGCAAGAAGGACCGATTACTGAAAATCTGCCAAGTGGTTTTCAAGCATCTTTGCCAGCGGGTACAGAAATATTAGATGCTGACTTAAATGAAAATGGTGTGGCGACGATTAACTTTAATGATTATTTCGGAGAGTATCACCCTGCTCAAGAGATGCAAGTTCTACAGTCATTAACATGGACATTGACACAGCTCGATGATGTGGATAAAGTAAACATTCAAATAAATGGTGAAGATCTCACTGCTATGCCTCACAATGATACACCCATTGGTGATGGCTATACGAGAGCTCATGGGATAAACCTAGAAATGACTGACCAAACCGATCTCGTTTCCACAGAACCAGTGGTCGTTTACTTTTTGAATCAGACAGAAGATCAAACATACTATGTCCCAGTGACGCGTCGTATTAGTCAAGAGGAAGACACATATCAGGCGGTCATCAATGAATTATTGGAAGGGCCCCATTATATGTCCGAGCTCTTAACTGATTTCAGACAAGAAGTTGAACTTATTGAAGAACCGGACTATCATGATGGCACCGTTGTCCTTAATTTTAACGACGCGTTATTAAGTCAACATGATGGGACGGCCATGTCTGAAAATGTGCTAAATATGATTGTATTATCACTAACAGAACAGGAAGACGTAAATAGTGTGTCATTTATGGTTGATTCAAAAGAAGAAATAATGGTGAGTAATGGGGAAGCTTTGTCAGAATCTGTGGTGAGACCAGATCACGTTAATATTGGGCAATTTTAA
- a CDS encoding thioesterase family protein, with translation MKKPAYITDYEGWCKEFNCFFPVDVRFSETDAFGHLNNTQAFVYFEHARIQFLKVIGLMELWMKTDDVIPVTADLQCDYFKQVFFDETLQIGVKVMSIGRSSVELHYMILNEQNHVCMTGRGRIVQISKRTGVPEAWNDGTIKRFKKSQAKTE, from the coding sequence ATGAAAAAACCAGCTTATATAACTGATTACGAAGGATGGTGTAAAGAATTTAATTGTTTCTTTCCAGTAGATGTGCGTTTTTCTGAGACAGATGCTTTCGGACATTTAAACAATACGCAAGCTTTTGTTTATTTCGAACACGCAAGGATTCAATTTTTAAAAGTAATCGGTTTAATGGAACTGTGGATGAAAACAGATGACGTGATTCCGGTAACAGCAGATTTACAATGTGATTATTTTAAACAAGTTTTTTTTGATGAAACGTTACAAATTGGCGTCAAAGTCATGTCTATTGGAAGATCATCTGTGGAGCTTCATTATATGATTTTGAATGAACAGAATCACGTCTGCATGACGGGGAGAGGGCGGATCGTTCAAATATCTAAGCGAACAGGTGTACCTGAAGCGTGGAATGATGGGACTATTAAACGTTTTAAAAAAAGTCAAGCGAAAACAGAGTAG
- a CDS encoding phosphocarrier protein HPr produces the protein MAEKKFKVTAETGIHARPATQLVNKAGQYESEITLDYNGKSVNLKSIMGVMSLGVGQGAEVTIKAEGPDADDAIKGLDEIMKQGLAE, from the coding sequence ATGGCAGAAAAGAAATTCAAAGTTACAGCAGAAACAGGAATTCACGCACGACCAGCAACACAACTTGTTAATAAAGCGGGTCAATATGAGTCTGAAATCACACTTGATTATAACGGAAAATCCGTTAACTTAAAGTCCATTATGGGTGTTATGTCTCTAGGTGTTGGACAAGGGGCAGAGGTAACAATCAAAGCTGAAGGACCAGATGCAGACGACGCTATTAAAGGTCTTGATGAGATCATGAAACAAGGACTTGCTGAGTAA
- a CDS encoding XTP/dITP diphosphatase, which produces MFKEIFIATKNKGKVAEFEAFFAAKGLTVKSLLDLDEEIDVVEDGETFEENAIKKARTIGELIHKPVLADDSGLAVDVLEGAPGIYSARYAGPDKDDQANNEKLLKELANTNEEARTAQFVCALAIYFPSGDVKTVRGICKGIISLAPVGTHGFGYDPLFYLPELRKTMAQLTKQEKNTLSHRANALMTLNEMWDKWTLQE; this is translated from the coding sequence ATGTTTAAAGAGATCTTTATTGCTACGAAAAACAAAGGAAAAGTAGCTGAATTTGAAGCATTTTTTGCCGCAAAAGGGTTAACAGTTAAATCACTGCTAGACTTAGACGAAGAGATTGATGTTGTGGAAGACGGAGAAACATTTGAAGAAAATGCGATTAAAAAGGCAAGAACAATCGGTGAACTTATTCATAAACCAGTTTTAGCCGATGATTCTGGTTTGGCGGTAGATGTTCTTGAGGGAGCACCAGGTATTTACTCAGCTCGCTATGCTGGGCCTGATAAAGACGATCAAGCAAACAATGAGAAGCTGTTAAAAGAACTGGCTAATACGAATGAAGAAGCACGTACCGCTCAATTTGTATGTGCCTTAGCTATTTATTTTCCATCCGGTGATGTGAAAACGGTACGAGGTATTTGTAAGGGAATCATCTCTCTTGCACCGGTAGGCACTCATGGATTTGGGTACGACCCTCTATTCTACTTGCCAGAACTAAGGAAAACAATGGCGCAATTAACGAAGCAAGAGAAAAACACATTAAGTCACCGAGCAAATGCTCTTATGACATTAAATGAGATGTGGGATAAATGGACACTACAGGAATAA
- a CDS encoding metallophosphoesterase family protein, with amino-acid sequence MRALIMSDSHGWENDLKVVVDRHRAEVDAIFHCGDSELSATSPALENVFTVRGNCDHGSDFPEEIVETVNGTTFFVGHGHLLNVKMTEMNLIYKGEEASADILCYGHTHIPVATEEKGKIIINPGSMRLPRQYNVGSYVIVDTSDTAVNVNFYSIKGQRLDDLSKSFSKNG; translated from the coding sequence ATGAGAGCTTTAATTATGAGTGATAGTCATGGATGGGAAAACGACTTAAAAGTAGTAGTAGATAGACACCGTGCGGAAGTGGATGCTATTTTTCATTGTGGTGATTCAGAGTTAAGTGCCACATCACCAGCTCTTGAAAACGTCTTTACTGTGAGAGGAAATTGTGACCACGGTTCGGACTTCCCAGAAGAAATAGTTGAAACGGTAAACGGGACAACTTTCTTCGTCGGACACGGTCACTTGCTAAATGTGAAAATGACCGAAATGAATCTGATTTATAAAGGTGAGGAAGCATCCGCAGATATTCTTTGCTACGGTCATACCCATATCCCTGTTGCAACTGAGGAAAAAGGGAAAATTATTATTAATCCTGGCAGTATGAGACTTCCAAGGCAATACAATGTTGGAAGTTACGTTATAGTAGACACTTCTGACACCGCTGTAAATGTGAATTTCTACTCAATCAAAGGACAAAGATTAGACGACTTAAGCAAAAGTTTTTCTAAAAACGGTTGA
- a CDS encoding PRD domain-containing protein has product MVKGPFYVHKTLNNNVVVAESGDNKEVIFIGKGIGFGKKRGDIFEEKTYDKVYSLVDEVEQEKYLRLATKESEETLLIIHEAIEKIHEAIGFRLGEQIHSALTQHLALALQRTRDQTDIKNPFLTETKWLYHDTYLIAQKIVDFIDKKTSYKLPEAEIGFITLHIQSAIRDSGSVINKESDLITRCIKYIEEKTDIIYNKDTVSFRKLVHHLKNMIRDPMTVDTQALEQNFILKLKENDPVCYNVSRNLVRMIEKSTTVSFSDSEVLHLMLYIRTLIEHNK; this is encoded by the coding sequence ATGGTGAAGGGACCATTTTACGTCCATAAAACATTAAATAATAATGTCGTGGTTGCCGAATCAGGAGATAACAAAGAAGTTATCTTTATTGGAAAAGGCATCGGTTTTGGCAAGAAAAGAGGCGACATCTTTGAAGAGAAGACGTATGATAAAGTCTATTCTCTCGTGGATGAAGTCGAACAAGAAAAATATTTGCGTCTGGCAACGAAAGAATCAGAAGAAACGTTGCTAATTATTCATGAAGCGATCGAAAAAATCCATGAAGCGATTGGCTTTCGGTTAGGGGAACAAATTCATTCCGCGCTAACACAACATTTAGCCTTAGCTTTGCAGAGGACACGAGATCAGACAGACATTAAGAATCCTTTCTTAACAGAAACGAAATGGCTCTACCATGACACTTACTTGATTGCACAAAAAATTGTAGATTTTATAGATAAAAAAACAAGCTATAAACTTCCTGAAGCAGAGATTGGTTTTATTACGCTCCATATTCAAAGTGCCATTCGGGATAGTGGCTCCGTCATTAATAAAGAATCTGATTTAATCACTAGATGTATTAAATATATTGAGGAAAAAACCGATATCATTTATAATAAAGATACTGTCAGTTTTAGAAAGCTCGTGCATCACTTGAAAAATATGATACGAGACCCTATGACAGTGGATACACAAGCTTTGGAACAAAATTTTATTTTAAAGTTGAAGGAAAATGATCCGGTATGCTATAATGTATCCCGGAACTTAGTTCGGATGATTGAGAAGTCAACGACAGTTTCTTTTAGTGATTCGGAAGTGTTACATCTCATGCTCTATATTCGAACACTGATTGAACATAATAAATAA
- a CDS encoding MarR family winged helix-turn-helix transcriptional regulator, translating to MPEQQKEKTREQLQVEQIEKSLRLIADIVKQKGREILNEFPITPPQFVALQWLHEYGDMTIGELSSKMYLACSTTTDLVDRMEKNELVERVKDTNDRRVVRIHLLSKGAIIIREVIKQRQIYLQDVLEDFSKEDVDFLEKSLSFLYDEMKKDAKTWKSF from the coding sequence ATGCCTGAACAACAAAAGGAAAAAACACGGGAACAGCTCCAAGTTGAGCAGATTGAAAAATCTCTCAGGTTAATTGCTGATATTGTTAAACAGAAGGGGCGCGAAATTCTTAATGAGTTCCCGATTACACCTCCACAATTTGTGGCATTGCAGTGGCTGCATGAATATGGTGATATGACTATAGGAGAATTATCATCAAAAATGTATTTGGCTTGTAGCACAACGACGGATTTAGTGGATCGCATGGAAAAAAATGAACTAGTAGAGCGGGTAAAAGATACGAATGATCGTCGTGTTGTCCGTATTCACCTTCTCTCTAAAGGTGCGATTATTATTCGTGAGGTGATTAAACAACGACAAATTTATTTACAAGATGTTTTGGAAGATTTTTCTAAGGAAGATGTAGACTTTCTAGAAAAAAGTTTGAGTTTTCTTTATGATGAAATGAAAAAAGATGCGAAAACATGGAAGTCATTTTAA
- the racE gene encoding glutamate racemase yields MKKPIGVIDSGVGGLTVVSEMMRQLPKEEIIYIGDTARCPYGPRTEEEVRAYTWEMIDYLTSHDIKLLVIACNTAAAVILEEAKERLSIPVLGVIHPGATAALKVTTNHHVGVIGTEGTISSGAYHRELTAINGKVKVVSLACPTLVPLVETGEFTGYMAKEIISKALAPILEYDIDSLILGCTHYPLLAPLIEEVVGENVKVICSGDEMALEVSSLLYHKGLLYTGDIAPHHIFYTTGLKANFKKVAEEWLKSYSLDIRETDLRLPIRFYHKKTAGFSS; encoded by the coding sequence ATGAAAAAACCAATTGGTGTAATTGATTCGGGGGTTGGAGGACTAACTGTTGTCTCTGAAATGATGAGACAATTGCCTAAAGAGGAAATAATCTACATCGGAGATACAGCCCGCTGTCCATATGGCCCGAGAACAGAAGAGGAAGTGCGAGCGTATACGTGGGAGATGATTGACTACCTAACCTCTCATGATATTAAACTTCTTGTTATAGCATGTAATACAGCGGCAGCGGTTATATTAGAGGAAGCGAAGGAGAGGCTGTCTATTCCAGTGTTGGGCGTTATTCATCCTGGTGCTACTGCGGCGCTTAAAGTGACAACCAACCATCATGTGGGCGTGATAGGAACAGAAGGAACAATTTCTAGCGGGGCCTATCATCGTGAATTGACAGCAATTAATGGTAAAGTTAAAGTTGTCAGTTTAGCTTGTCCTACGCTTGTTCCCCTAGTTGAAACTGGTGAGTTTACCGGCTATATGGCTAAAGAAATAATATCTAAAGCACTAGCACCTATTCTAGAATACGATATCGATAGTCTAATTTTAGGATGTACACACTACCCTTTACTAGCTCCTTTAATTGAAGAAGTAGTAGGGGAAAATGTGAAGGTCATATGCTCAGGTGATGAAATGGCATTGGAAGTTAGTTCGCTTTTGTACCATAAAGGGTTACTTTATACCGGAGATATAGCCCCACATCATATTTTCTATACAACAGGATTAAAAGCTAATTTTAAAAAAGTGGCTGAAGAGTGGTTAAAATCTTACTCATTAGATATTAGAGAAACGGATTTAAGATTACCGATTCGTTTTTATCATAAAAAAACAGCTGGATTTAGCTCGTAA
- a CDS encoding site-specific integrase, protein MDKTWGYNNKMQDGFGPTKNPQSVRKIKINKKVMKMFADWFNKTPQNFLALVFYSPASKYKVLSNTSAGKVLKKLCDDLNIQVISPHGLRHTKASVMLYRGISIYYVSEYLGHADIETTMRDYSHIIKELRKKDEELMLKELV, encoded by the coding sequence ATTGATAAAACCTGGGGATACAACAACAAAATGCAAGATGGATTTGGACCTACTAAAAACCCTCAATCTGTTCGGAAAATAAAAATAAATAAAAAAGTAATGAAAATGTTTGCAGATTGGTTTAATAAGACACCTCAGAATTTCCTCGCACTCGTTTTTTACAGTCCTGCATCTAAATATAAGGTGTTAAGTAATACAAGCGCTGGGAAGGTCCTTAAAAAGCTCTGTGATGATTTAAATATACAAGTAATATCTCCGCATGGATTAAGGCATACAAAAGCAAGCGTCATGCTCTACAGAGGAATTTCGATCTATTATGTATCAGAGTACCTTGGACATGCTGATATTGAGACAACCATGAGAGACTATTCCCACATTATAAAAGAGCTCCGTAAAAAAGATGAAGAGTTAATGTTAAAAGAGCTTGTGTAA